A genomic window from Lotus japonicus ecotype B-129 chromosome 1, LjGifu_v1.2 includes:
- the LOC130728781 gene encoding putative FBD-associated F-box protein At5g56440 codes for MRKKTPPMEDLISSLPVEILHYILSFLPTKLAFTTSVLSKRWNLICNSLPVLHFDDKAEEDEEAYIRFRRFVDKVLLSPRVHHHPIETLSIVCHSKLCKDRSRFNTDEWIEAAKRRRIKNLQLSTWTSYLHLRPSVFTSQTLVVLKLIDIVMDHGVGSIDLPSLTTLHLIHILFRQRDDVKKILNGCPIVEDLTVLPPNFEVGYTTEGFKTLPKVVKAHINVFEVPFNAIPNVEFLHIKMERGEEAKYINSCFRKMPVFRNLINLQLTYVRFPGWVGVMEVLPYCPKLQSLAIEKLWYGQNHQEKWAHTKEAVPECVSLHLTTCFIKTYQIVIGNYQIEDMYAYDFDFAEYILQNARVLQVLTFHNPLSDESEKDRLFKHLSRCSRISPTCRIECN; via the exons ATGCGGAAGAAAACGCCGCCGATGGAAGATCTGATCAGCTCCTTACCGGTTGAAATCCTCCACTACATCCTCTCATTTCTGCCAACCAAATTGGCATTCACCACCAGTGTCCTCTCCAAGCGGTGGAACTTAATCTGCAACTCCCTCCCCGTGCTCCACTTCGACGACAAAgccgaagaagatgaagaggccTACATCCGCTTCCGCCGCTTTGTCGACAAGGTTCTTCTTTCCCCGCGCGTCCACCACCATCCAATCGAGACACTCTCCATCGTCTGTCACTCCAAGCTCTGCAAAGATCGAAGCCGGTTCAACACGGACGAGTGGATCGAAGCCGCGAAACGGCGTCGCATTAAGAATCTCCAGCTATCCACGTGGACTTCTTACTTGCACTTGCGGCCCAGCGTTTTTACCTCCCAAACGCTCGTGGTTCTGAAGCTGATTGATATAGTCATGGATCATGGTGTTGGTTCTATTGATCTTCCCTCACTCACAACCCTTCATTTGATTCACATTTTGTTTCGTCAAAGGGACGATGTAAAGAAAATTCTTAATGGGTGTCCCATTGTTGAGGATTTAACTGTATTACCTCCCAATTTTGAAGTTGGCTACACTACAGAAGGGTTTAAAACCTTGCCCAAGGTTGTGAAAGCACATATCAACGTATTTGAAGTGCCTTTCAATGCAATTCCTAATGTAGAGTTTCTGCACATTAAG ATGGAGCGTGGGGAGGAAGCCAAATACATCAATTCCTGCTTCAGAAAAATGCCCGTGTTTCGAAACTTAATCAACCTTCAGCTAACCTATGTTCGCTTCCCGGGTTGGGTTGGTGTAATGGAAGTGCTCCCTTACTGTCCCAAGCTTCAATCTCTTGCCATTGAAAAG CTTTGGTACGGGCAAAATCACCAAGAAAAATGGGCACATACAAAAGAAGCTGTTCCAGAATGTGTTTCATTACATCTTACAACATGCTTTATTAAAACCTATCAAATTGTTATTGGAAACTATCAAATTGAAGACATGTATgcttatgattttgattttgcagAATATATACTACAGAATGCAAgggttttacaagtgctgacaTTTCACAACCCTCTCTCTGATGAATCTGAGAAGGACCGACTTTTTAAACATTTATCCAGGTGCTCAAGGATCTCTCCAACATGTAGAATTGAATGCAATTAG